A single Thermosynechococcus vestitus BP-1 DNA region contains:
- a CDS encoding alpha-D-glucose phosphate-specific phosphoglucomutase: MGIQVIATTPFKDQKPGTSGLRKPVPVFQQPHYLENFIQAIFDTIEAPQGQTLVLGGDGRYFNAEAIQVILKMAAAKGFARVKVGQNGILSTPAASCVIRKYGAVGGIILSASHNPAGPQGDFGVKFNIANGGPAPEKVTNAIYERSLALTHYSIYTAPDVNLHTLGEFPLGEMIVEVIDPVADYQALLETLFDFDRIAEVIRTGKLRLVFDAMHAVTGPYAQQILEKCLGAPPGTVQNGVPLPDFGGGHPDPNLVYAHDLVQQLFGEQPPDFGAASDGDGDRNMILGANCFVTPSDSLAILAANAQLVPGYRDGLAGIARSMPTSQAADRVAAKLGIDCYETPTGWKFFGNLLDAGKVTLCGEESFGTGSNHVREKDGLWAVLFWLNILAVRQTPVAEIVKDHWRTYGRNYYSRHDYEGIEGDRAHTLMSQLEQKLPSLVGQTLGAYTVATADNFSYSDPVDHSVSQNQGIRLIFEDGSRIVYRLSGTGTQGATLRVYLERFEPHPSQQHLDAQVALADLIQLANDVANIQSLTGRDRPTVIT, from the coding sequence ATGGGTATTCAAGTTATTGCCACCACTCCCTTCAAGGATCAAAAACCCGGTACCTCTGGCTTACGTAAGCCAGTACCTGTTTTTCAGCAGCCCCACTACCTGGAGAACTTTATTCAAGCAATTTTTGACACCATTGAGGCACCGCAGGGGCAGACCCTTGTCCTTGGGGGTGATGGTCGCTACTTCAATGCCGAAGCTATTCAAGTCATCCTCAAAATGGCGGCAGCCAAGGGCTTTGCACGGGTTAAGGTGGGGCAAAATGGCATTCTTTCAACCCCAGCCGCCTCCTGCGTGATCCGCAAGTATGGGGCAGTGGGGGGCATTATTCTCTCAGCCAGTCACAACCCCGCAGGGCCCCAGGGGGATTTTGGCGTTAAGTTCAACATTGCCAATGGGGGGCCTGCTCCCGAAAAAGTCACTAATGCGATCTATGAGCGCAGCCTTGCCCTCACCCACTACAGCATCTACACCGCACCCGATGTGAATCTGCACACCCTTGGGGAGTTTCCCTTGGGTGAAATGATTGTTGAAGTCATTGATCCTGTGGCGGATTATCAAGCGCTCCTGGAGACCCTTTTTGACTTTGACCGCATTGCCGAGGTGATTCGTACAGGCAAGTTGCGGCTTGTCTTTGATGCGATGCACGCAGTTACAGGACCCTACGCCCAGCAAATTCTGGAAAAGTGCTTGGGAGCACCCCCAGGCACGGTTCAAAATGGTGTGCCCCTACCGGACTTTGGTGGTGGTCATCCCGACCCCAATTTGGTTTATGCCCATGACTTGGTGCAGCAACTGTTTGGTGAGCAGCCGCCGGATTTTGGGGCTGCCTCCGATGGCGATGGCGATCGCAACATGATTTTGGGGGCAAACTGTTTTGTAACCCCCAGTGATAGCCTAGCTATTCTGGCGGCCAACGCCCAACTGGTCCCCGGCTACAGGGATGGATTAGCGGGGATTGCCCGTTCGATGCCCACCAGCCAAGCGGCCGATCGCGTTGCTGCCAAACTTGGCATTGACTGTTACGAAACCCCCACGGGCTGGAAGTTCTTTGGTAACCTCCTCGATGCCGGTAAAGTGACCCTCTGCGGTGAGGAGAGTTTTGGCACTGGCTCCAACCACGTACGCGAAAAAGATGGCCTCTGGGCTGTGCTCTTTTGGTTGAATATCTTGGCCGTCCGCCAAACTCCCGTGGCTGAAATTGTCAAAGACCACTGGCGCACCTATGGCCGCAACTACTATTCGCGCCATGACTATGAGGGCATTGAGGGCGATCGCGCCCACACGCTGATGAGCCAACTAGAGCAAAAACTTCCCAGCTTAGTGGGTCAGACCTTGGGTGCCTACACAGTGGCCACTGCTGATAACTTTAGCTACAGCGATCCAGTGGATCACAGCGTCAGCCAAAACCAAGGCATTCGGCTCATTTTTGAAGATGGCAGCCGCATTGTCTATCGCCTGTCAGGAACAGGAACCCAGGGGGCAACGCTGCGGGTCTATTTGGAGCGCTTTGAACCCCATCCTTCCCAGCAACACCTCGATGCCCAAGTGGCACTCGCCGATTTGATTCAACTGGCCAATGACGTGGCGAATATTCAAAGCTTAACGGGTCGCGATCGCCCCACAGTCATCACCTGA
- the sbcD gene encoding exonuclease subunit SbcD, with protein MAMKILHVSDIHLGSGLSHGHINPATGLNTRLEDFITALATCIDRALREPVDLVLFGGDAFPDATPPPLVHEAFASQFRRLADARIPTVLLVGNHDQHAQGQGGASLSLYRTLGVPGFIVGDRLATHRIETRQGSVQVITLPWLTRSTLLTRPETSGLSLAEVHQLLLERLRLALEGEIRQLDPALPTVLLAHAMVDTAQYGSERYLSAGKGFTIPLSFLARPCFDYVALGHVHRHQVLCHDPPVVYPGSIERVDFGEEGEEKGYVLVNLVKGKTAFQFCPLPTRPFRTIRVDLTAVELDPQAALLAAIASVDITEAVVRVIYQLRPDQIPLINLHELQKALESAHSVSLLPQLANSEPIARLPEVALEQCLDPSHALQLYLDHRPDLEPLRQDLLAALQTLEGNPEQESQDTPQRPRSPEPVIQQLKLLS; from the coding sequence ATGGCCATGAAAATTCTCCATGTGTCTGATATCCACCTTGGCAGTGGCCTCAGTCATGGCCACATCAACCCTGCCACGGGCTTGAATACGCGCCTTGAGGATTTTATTACTGCTTTGGCCACCTGTATTGACCGTGCTCTCAGGGAACCCGTTGATTTGGTGCTTTTTGGGGGTGATGCCTTTCCGGATGCGACGCCACCCCCCCTCGTCCATGAAGCCTTTGCCAGCCAATTTCGCCGCTTGGCGGATGCCCGCATTCCCACGGTTTTGCTGGTGGGCAACCACGATCAACACGCCCAAGGACAGGGGGGCGCCAGCCTCAGTCTCTATCGCACCCTGGGGGTGCCCGGCTTTATTGTTGGCGATCGCTTGGCCACCCATCGCATTGAAACTCGCCAGGGCAGTGTTCAAGTCATAACCCTCCCTTGGTTAACGCGATCGACACTCCTCACGCGACCGGAAACCAGTGGCCTTTCCCTTGCGGAGGTGCATCAACTGCTCCTAGAGCGGCTCCGCCTTGCCCTTGAGGGGGAAATTCGCCAACTCGATCCTGCCTTACCTACCGTCTTACTTGCCCATGCCATGGTGGACACCGCCCAGTACGGCTCTGAACGCTATTTGAGTGCGGGCAAAGGCTTTACAATTCCCCTGAGTTTCTTGGCACGCCCCTGTTTTGATTACGTTGCCCTTGGTCATGTTCATCGCCATCAAGTCCTATGTCACGATCCACCGGTGGTCTATCCCGGCAGTATTGAGCGGGTGGATTTTGGCGAAGAGGGGGAAGAAAAGGGCTATGTCTTAGTGAACCTCGTTAAAGGGAAAACAGCATTTCAGTTTTGTCCCCTACCCACCCGCCCCTTCCGCACAATTCGTGTCGACTTGACCGCGGTGGAACTCGATCCCCAAGCTGCCCTGTTGGCAGCGATCGCCAGCGTGGACATCACCGAAGCTGTGGTGCGGGTCATCTATCAACTGCGCCCCGATCAAATTCCCCTAATTAACCTCCATGAATTGCAAAAGGCTCTTGAAAGCGCCCATAGCGTCAGCCTCCTGCCCCAACTGGCCAATAGTGAGCCCATTGCCCGCCTGCCAGAAGTTGCCCTCGAACAATGCCTTGACCCCAGCCATGCGCTGCAACTGTATCTAGATCATCGCCCTGATCTTGAACCCCTGCGGCAGGATCTGCTAGCGGCCCTCCAAACCCTTGAGGGCAATCCTGAACAGGAGAGTCAAGACACGCCCCAGAGACCGCGATCGCCCGAACCTGTGATTCAGCAACTGAAATTGCTCTCCTAG
- a CDS encoding CHAT domain-containing protein: protein MKHVCLEISGGCLEHHSLRGRLLLGTESQLDAYGVYPVEFPAMPQLPRQYEQWRSAYHSYAKHTRLGASGNQITNIGTQQPNLLKEVRHTYENLVISLGTWLNRTRINFLSEAQLNEQSAFSREQASFFGLGNFILPPPISEIHRISVQTDFVQLWRYPWHDWTPIRQHSNLDVVFSPMVYQSLKSPAAQHERVRILAIFGASGNLDLEGDLEALRALPDGELHCLRSPQLSELYSLWSQPWDILFFAGHSQGKGITINNEEPPLEIYRLYETLKTAVKQGLQLAIFNSCDSIPLGQFLIQLGLPHAIVMREAVPNIAAELFLKYFLQNFQGGADLYAAVAQARSQLRELSRCDDHLPGTSALPLICRHPQARCLHWHHLRRSDTSPATVSVGDRPSSRVSEFPNFLYWCRWQLKLAQLRPQVLQDDPGRWVTALPKGINHPMSQQNYPHALANISHWACGLQQTIGGFPQQAELAFFFPALRAEARQVLPRVSSRELLPYLESLVVEQRGLPRSRAAFLIAQQYPSVSHLSRAFQILEEVLRQTTNPQVREALLAECQQCLRELDANLVGSVCNSTTGEYLHQFLQRLLHYPQQSNHLKLAIAAVLITAKGHWAVEGSKVALEIFHDSSYLEDVILASRCLHQAGVGQGEVVDRLQRYLGLATVQSHQIALAGALGIVSPNHPQAVHTLELIIEQQAYDLETLMAAVRALHRIAPEHPLVFTTLRSLVLKAQETQDILGFYYGLTALDELQQPLTPYISTTVIPWVCQKIAVLKAQEEPYLMAPYTVLWYGSRHIPYQEFANLWQ from the coding sequence ATGAAACACGTCTGCCTCGAAATCTCCGGGGGCTGCCTTGAGCACCATTCCCTCAGGGGGCGCCTACTGCTGGGGACAGAGAGCCAACTCGATGCCTATGGGGTGTACCCTGTGGAGTTTCCAGCAATGCCTCAGCTTCCTCGCCAGTATGAGCAGTGGCGCTCTGCCTATCACAGCTATGCGAAGCATACTCGTCTGGGGGCTAGCGGTAACCAAATTACGAACATTGGTACTCAGCAACCCAATCTCCTGAAAGAAGTGCGGCACACCTACGAAAACCTAGTGATCAGCCTCGGCACATGGTTGAATAGGACGCGCATCAATTTTCTCAGCGAGGCACAGCTCAATGAGCAGTCTGCATTTTCCAGGGAGCAGGCTTCATTTTTTGGCCTAGGCAACTTCATTTTGCCACCACCGATAAGCGAGATTCACCGCATTTCGGTGCAGACAGACTTTGTCCAACTGTGGCGCTATCCATGGCACGACTGGACACCGATTCGCCAACACAGCAATCTGGATGTGGTGTTTTCACCAATGGTGTATCAATCCCTGAAGTCTCCAGCGGCACAGCATGAGCGGGTGCGGATTCTGGCGATTTTCGGGGCCAGTGGCAACCTCGATCTGGAGGGGGATCTTGAGGCCCTCAGGGCGTTACCCGATGGCGAACTCCACTGTTTGCGATCGCCCCAATTAAGTGAACTGTATTCCCTGTGGTCTCAGCCTTGGGATATTCTCTTTTTTGCCGGCCACAGTCAGGGGAAGGGCATTACGATCAACAATGAAGAGCCACCATTAGAAATTTACAGGCTTTATGAGACCCTTAAAACCGCAGTCAAACAGGGGCTGCAACTGGCGATCTTTAATTCCTGCGACAGTATTCCCCTAGGACAGTTTTTAATTCAGTTGGGTTTGCCCCACGCGATCGTGATGCGGGAAGCGGTTCCCAATATTGCCGCTGAGTTGTTTTTGAAGTACTTTTTACAGAACTTTCAGGGCGGTGCAGATCTCTATGCTGCTGTGGCGCAAGCGCGATCGCAATTGCGCGAACTGAGTCGTTGTGATGATCACTTGCCAGGCACGTCAGCGCTGCCCTTAATTTGCCGCCATCCCCAAGCCCGCTGCCTACACTGGCACCATCTGCGGCGATCTGACACTAGTCCTGCGACGGTCTCTGTGGGCGATCGCCCCTCGTCAAGAGTTTCTGAATTTCCCAACTTCCTCTACTGGTGTCGCTGGCAACTGAAACTGGCACAACTGAGACCCCAAGTGCTACAAGACGATCCCGGTCGCTGGGTAACAGCTCTGCCCAAGGGGATCAATCACCCCATGTCCCAGCAAAACTACCCCCACGCCCTTGCCAATATTAGCCATTGGGCCTGTGGTTTACAACAAACTATCGGCGGCTTTCCTCAGCAAGCGGAGCTGGCCTTTTTCTTTCCTGCCCTGCGGGCGGAGGCTCGCCAAGTTTTGCCCCGGGTTTCTAGTCGAGAGCTACTGCCTTACCTTGAATCCCTAGTTGTTGAGCAGCGGGGGCTCCCCCGCAGCCGTGCCGCTTTTTTGATTGCTCAGCAATATCCCAGTGTTAGCCACCTCAGTAGAGCATTTCAAATTTTAGAGGAAGTCTTACGGCAGACAACCAACCCCCAAGTGCGCGAAGCGCTATTAGCGGAGTGTCAGCAATGTCTTAGGGAGCTGGATGCCAACCTTGTGGGCAGCGTTTGCAACAGCACTACTGGGGAGTACCTACACCAGTTTTTACAGCGGCTGCTCCATTATCCCCAACAGTCTAACCACCTAAAACTGGCGATCGCTGCTGTTCTCATCACTGCCAAAGGTCACTGGGCCGTTGAAGGTAGCAAGGTTGCCCTAGAGATTTTTCACGACTCTTCATACCTTGAGGATGTCATCCTTGCCAGCCGCTGTTTACACCAAGCAGGGGTGGGTCAGGGGGAGGTTGTTGATCGGCTACAGCGGTATTTGGGCTTAGCCACGGTGCAGTCCCACCAGATTGCCCTTGCCGGCGCCCTTGGCATTGTCAGTCCCAATCATCCCCAAGCCGTTCATACCCTTGAGTTAATCATTGAGCAGCAGGCCTACGATCTGGAAACATTGATGGCGGCCGTGCGTGCCCTTCACCGAATTGCCCCTGAGCATCCCCTTGTATTCACGACCCTGCGATCGCTGGTGCTCAAAGCACAGGAAACCCAAGATATTCTCGGCTTCTACTATGGCCTAACAGCTCTCGATGAATTGCAGCAGCCCCTAACCCCCTACATCTCAACCACAGTCATCCCGTGGGTTTGCCAAAAAATTGCTGTCCTCAAGGCCCAAGAGGAACCTTACTTGATGGCTCCCTATACCGTGCTGTGGTACGGTAGCCGCCATATTCCTTACCAAGAATTTGCAAATCTTTGGCAATAG
- a CDS encoding DUF1822 family protein, with the protein MTSLSFSFLTAIDAPPMAHTEHVHIDLADGGDRQWIAQITAAARPYRRSSVQINAMAYTAVRHWFAEMGMGAEPFLPIVELPIFWEFVNGTLLQTAIGKVLIVPDTAIELDECRIPQEWLHIAPWKPNYILGVQVFTETAQIRLWGYAPSSSVNPAALDAVSRTYSLDREDMIEDVPLLTALLECPPIPVPSSAATAIPTATLQKIASGEILLPRLVLPLEEWLQIIGQPCHRLDLFLACHPQRLSLWLYAKTKGIGNLLGQGWQDLQERLEEVPLINPYLSWQLGWTSPAWALRSNDTLEAMQAQAQLRQALETEDCCQALALLKNLIATTADEGLRWMAAEYLHAKDATAPEAGVWKTRTVDLGLALGGQSLALVMAVLPRDAMSANILVRVTALKVGETLPPDLVLMITEANGNTFAQVTSRQQDQAVQYKFWGQMGETFGITLAYRDAKITETFVV; encoded by the coding sequence ATGACATCGCTATCCTTTTCGTTTCTCACTGCCATAGATGCGCCACCGATGGCGCACACTGAACACGTTCACATTGATTTAGCAGATGGGGGCGATCGCCAGTGGATTGCGCAGATCACAGCGGCAGCTCGCCCCTATCGTCGCAGCAGCGTTCAAATCAATGCCATGGCCTATACAGCCGTGCGCCACTGGTTTGCCGAGATGGGCATGGGGGCAGAGCCCTTCCTGCCAATAGTCGAACTACCGATCTTTTGGGAATTTGTGAACGGCACGCTGCTGCAAACAGCGATCGGCAAGGTGTTGATTGTGCCTGATACGGCTATAGAGCTTGACGAATGCCGCATTCCTCAGGAATGGTTGCACATTGCCCCTTGGAAACCTAATTACATCTTGGGGGTGCAAGTCTTTACCGAAACGGCCCAGATCAGGCTCTGGGGCTATGCACCGAGTAGCAGTGTGAATCCTGCCGCCCTTGATGCCGTGAGCCGTACCTATAGCCTCGATCGCGAGGACATGATTGAAGATGTGCCCCTCCTTACCGCCTTGCTGGAATGCCCTCCCATTCCTGTGCCATCCTCTGCTGCAACTGCCATTCCCACAGCCACGCTTCAGAAAATTGCTAGTGGCGAGATTCTCTTGCCCCGTTTGGTATTGCCCCTAGAAGAATGGCTGCAAATCATTGGCCAACCCTGCCATCGCCTTGATCTCTTTTTGGCTTGTCATCCGCAGCGGCTGAGTCTATGGCTTTACGCCAAAACCAAGGGGATTGGCAACCTGTTGGGTCAAGGGTGGCAAGACCTACAGGAGCGACTTGAAGAGGTCCCCCTGATCAATCCCTATCTCAGTTGGCAACTGGGCTGGACATCCCCAGCGTGGGCACTGCGCTCCAATGACACCCTAGAAGCCATGCAAGCTCAAGCTCAATTACGCCAAGCCTTGGAAACCGAAGATTGTTGCCAAGCGCTTGCCCTGCTCAAAAATCTGATTGCCACCACTGCCGATGAAGGATTGCGCTGGATGGCAGCGGAATATCTCCACGCTAAAGATGCCACTGCCCCAGAAGCAGGGGTCTGGAAAACTCGTACCGTGGACTTGGGTCTGGCCCTGGGGGGACAGTCCTTGGCCTTGGTGATGGCTGTACTGCCACGAGATGCGATGTCTGCCAATATTCTGGTGCGTGTCACCGCCCTCAAGGTGGGTGAAACGTTGCCCCCAGACTTAGTTTTGATGATTACTGAGGCCAATGGCAATACCTTTGCCCAAGTCACCAGTCGGCAGCAGGATCAAGCGGTGCAGTACAAGTTTTGGGGACAAATGGGTGAAACTTTTGGCATTACACTCGCCTATCGGGATGCTAAGATCACGGAAACTTTTGTTGTCTAG
- a CDS encoding sigma-70 family RNA polymerase sigma factor has protein sequence MTRQRCDKLIALLQFDDSDRPRWSCDRQLQGYFTAAGYNLEEPDWTANLLLQQLQSQPNHPDADYWRRGLFCYLQETNWFVAIALREKVRGHQVTDCFQQACCLSNDPLRLLQGFDPQRGTRLSTYAYRRIYDQVYAALVGVRQSDWGLLRDTGRRRLSSALKNQGYSEDKIVHIQQLVHLWQELADQPTAPDQALLEQVVKIYHQCRPDLPCVTSREVGTLLRTAISALRAHGQPQVVNTAEERFWDILEGRENMPWEAILKQEEQETLKRVFEILKNAVETLDDASRQVFCLYYCEQLSQQQIAQDLGFEKQYKVSRALERIRSHLAKAVLAALDQPTHPQRLRELTLAINLWLNEGYQVLAAGCQRCSPVARA, from the coding sequence ATGACACGCCAACGCTGCGATAAATTGATTGCTTTGCTCCAATTTGACGATTCCGATCGCCCCCGCTGGTCTTGCGATCGCCAACTACAGGGCTACTTCACAGCAGCGGGCTACAATCTCGAGGAGCCCGATTGGACGGCTAACCTCCTCCTCCAACAATTACAGAGTCAGCCGAACCATCCTGATGCCGACTACTGGCGACGGGGTCTGTTTTGCTATCTCCAAGAAACGAATTGGTTTGTAGCCATAGCCCTGCGGGAGAAAGTTCGGGGCCATCAGGTTACTGACTGCTTTCAGCAGGCCTGCTGTCTGAGTAATGATCCCCTCAGACTATTGCAGGGCTTTGATCCCCAGCGAGGTACGCGGCTGTCCACCTATGCCTATCGCCGCATCTATGACCAGGTGTATGCTGCGCTGGTGGGGGTCCGGCAATCTGATTGGGGCTTACTCAGAGACACCGGTCGCCGTCGTCTTTCCTCCGCCTTAAAGAATCAAGGATACAGCGAAGACAAAATCGTTCACATCCAACAGCTGGTTCATCTCTGGCAAGAGTTGGCAGATCAACCCACTGCTCCCGATCAGGCACTTCTGGAGCAGGTGGTTAAAATCTATCATCAATGTCGTCCTGATCTCCCCTGTGTGACTTCTAGGGAAGTTGGCACCCTGCTGCGTACAGCGATCTCCGCCTTGCGAGCCCATGGCCAACCACAGGTGGTCAATACCGCTGAGGAAAGGTTTTGGGACATCCTAGAAGGAAGGGAAAATATGCCTTGGGAAGCCATCCTGAAGCAGGAAGAACAGGAAACCCTCAAACGGGTATTTGAAATTTTGAAAAATGCGGTTGAGACGCTGGATGACGCAAGTCGTCAGGTGTTTTGTCTATACTATTGCGAGCAACTCAGCCAACAACAAATTGCCCAGGATTTGGGCTTTGAAAAACAATATAAAGTGTCTCGCGCACTGGAGCGGATTCGTAGTCATTTGGCGAAAGCGGTACTCGCAGCCCTTGACCAACCCACGCATCCTCAACGCCTCCGGGAGCTCACGCTGGCTATTAATCTGTGGTTAAACGAGGGCTATCAAGTGTTAGCAGCAGGTTGTCAGCGGTGTAGTCCGGTGGCTAGGGCATAA
- a CDS encoding MBL fold metallo-hydrolase, producing the protein MFNPLTIRFWGVRGSIPCPGSHTVRYGGNTPCVEIQANGQRIILDGGTGLRVLGEHLMGQQPVTAHLFFTHTHWDHIQGFPFFQPAFVPGNQFHIYAVPGKNGQGIERRLNDQMLHPNFPVPLQIMGGDLRFYDLEVGERVHLGDGVVVSNEALNHPGGGVGYRVSWQGIHVAYITDTEHLPDRLHPGAFALADHADVMIYDATYTDEEYYHPQQSKVGWGHSTWQEAVKLAQAAQVKQLILFHHDPSHDDDCLDRIGELARAQFPQTLLAREGLIISVYPNVIHFPATPQAS; encoded by the coding sequence ATGTTTAACCCACTTACCATTCGGTTTTGGGGCGTGCGCGGCAGTATTCCCTGTCCTGGTTCCCACACGGTTCGCTATGGCGGTAACACTCCCTGCGTGGAAATTCAAGCCAATGGTCAACGGATCATCCTTGATGGCGGTACAGGTTTGCGGGTTCTTGGGGAGCACTTAATGGGTCAACAGCCGGTGACGGCACACTTATTCTTTACCCATACCCACTGGGACCATATTCAGGGGTTTCCCTTCTTTCAACCCGCCTTTGTACCGGGAAATCAGTTCCATATCTACGCAGTGCCGGGGAAAAATGGTCAGGGCATTGAACGACGACTGAATGATCAAATGCTGCACCCCAACTTTCCCGTTCCGTTGCAGATTATGGGGGGAGATTTACGTTTTTATGACTTGGAGGTGGGCGAGCGAGTGCACCTAGGCGATGGGGTGGTGGTGAGTAATGAGGCTCTGAATCATCCGGGCGGGGGGGTGGGCTACCGCGTCAGTTGGCAGGGCATTCATGTGGCCTATATTACAGACACGGAGCATTTGCCGGATCGGTTACATCCGGGGGCGTTTGCTTTGGCGGATCACGCTGATGTGATGATTTACGATGCCACCTATACCGATGAAGAATACTATCATCCGCAGCAGAGCAAGGTGGGGTGGGGACATTCCACATGGCAGGAGGCGGTTAAGCTTGCCCAAGCAGCCCAGGTCAAGCAACTGATTTTGTTTCACCACGATCCCAGCCATGATGATGACTGTTTAGATCGCATTGGCGAGTTGGCACGGGCACAATTTCCCCAGACGCTGCTCGCTCGCGAGGGACTGATTATTTCCGTCTATCCAAATGTGATACACTTCCCGGCAACGCCTCAAGCAAGTTAG
- a CDS encoding esterase/lipase family protein, which translates to MLPVVVLPGYLAAAPDYYPLRDYLRQLGFVVEVVPLRVRSWFPTLGGRSVAPILEALDTTIQSVLNETGASAVHLIGHSAGGWISRIYLGDQPYDGQVWAGHQWVQTLITLGTPHRSQERWTRRNLDFVNTTYPGAYYGQIRYVCLAGKAIYGTSRGSFANWFTYQSYKLTCGEGACWGDGVTPVAAAHLEGAENLVYEDVLHAPRSRLRDRPDAPWYGSPEIVAHWQQYLKAS; encoded by the coding sequence GTGTTGCCTGTCGTTGTTTTACCGGGATATTTAGCGGCTGCCCCTGACTACTACCCATTGCGGGATTATCTGCGGCAGTTGGGGTTTGTGGTGGAGGTGGTCCCCCTCAGGGTACGCTCGTGGTTTCCCACATTGGGAGGGCGATCGGTGGCGCCAATTCTCGAGGCTCTGGATACCACCATTCAGAGTGTTCTCAATGAAACAGGGGCCTCTGCCGTGCATCTCATTGGTCATTCAGCGGGGGGCTGGATTAGCCGCATTTACCTAGGGGATCAACCCTATGATGGCCAAGTTTGGGCGGGGCACCAATGGGTGCAGACGCTAATTACGTTGGGTACTCCCCATCGGAGTCAGGAGCGTTGGACGCGCCGCAATCTGGACTTTGTTAACACGACGTACCCTGGTGCCTATTACGGCCAAATTCGCTATGTGTGTCTTGCGGGCAAAGCCATCTATGGCACATCACGGGGCTCGTTTGCCAATTGGTTTACGTATCAAAGCTATAAACTCACCTGTGGCGAGGGTGCCTGTTGGGGGGATGGGGTGACACCAGTGGCAGCAGCCCACCTCGAAGGGGCAGAGAATCTGGTCTATGAAGATGTACTCCATGCGCCTCGCAGCCGCTTGCGCGATCGCCCCGATGCCCCTTGGTACGGCTCCCCAGAGATTGTTGCTCATTGGCAGCAGTATCTCAAGGCCAGTTAG
- the trmB gene encoding tRNA (guanosine(46)-N7)-methyltransferase TrmB, protein MSDRAMVVRVRQHVNPLSQKFQQDIPVPDWSRIYEQPSQPLHLDIGCARGTFLLEMAALYPEQNFLGLEIRYPLVVAANERRDRQQLRNLHYLWGNANVHLSKILGGLPLHTVTIQFPDPWFKRRHHKRRVVTPELVATLAELLPAGGRVVLQSDVFEVAESMVQQFRAHGAFRSTCTDWLPQSPWPVATEREKCVLNKGLAVYRWQFERCAV, encoded by the coding sequence ATGAGCGATCGCGCCATGGTCGTACGGGTGCGACAACACGTTAACCCTCTCAGTCAAAAATTCCAGCAAGACATTCCTGTTCCCGATTGGTCAAGGATTTACGAGCAACCCTCGCAGCCTTTACATCTGGATATTGGCTGTGCAAGGGGGACATTCTTGCTAGAAATGGCAGCACTTTACCCAGAGCAAAATTTTCTGGGTCTGGAAATTCGCTACCCGTTAGTTGTTGCGGCCAATGAGCGGCGCGATCGCCAGCAACTGCGGAACCTCCACTATCTTTGGGGCAATGCCAATGTCCACTTGAGCAAAATTCTCGGTGGCCTCCCCCTGCACACCGTCACGATCCAGTTTCCAGATCCGTGGTTCAAGCGCCGTCACCATAAACGCCGCGTTGTCACCCCTGAACTGGTGGCCACTCTTGCTGAACTCCTGCCCGCTGGTGGACGTGTTGTCCTTCAGTCAGATGTTTTTGAAGTGGCTGAATCAATGGTGCAACAGTTTCGTGCCCATGGCGCCTTCCGCTCCACCTGTACAGATTGGTTACCCCAGAGTCCTTGGCCCGTCGCGACGGAACGGGAAAAATGTGTCCTCAATAAAGGATTGGCCGTTTACCGCTGGCAATTTGAGCGGTGTGCTGTCTAA